The nucleotide window ATCAGCTACTCGAGTACATCTTTAGCTGGATCGCCCGGCCACGCTCACCCCGTGGTGACAACACCGGCtacggcagcaacagcagtcgTGAGAACGAGATGGTGCGTGTCCAGCGGGACCTTGACAGGGCCTGCCTCAGAGCTTTGGCTGAACTCACTTaccgtcttcctcttcaaccaggCGATGGTCAGACAGATGCTGGCACGAGTGAGCTCAAGTCACAGATGTTCCACCAGTACTTCAACCGCTTCCTCTCGCTGCTCAACATGGACTCGGCCAGCTCGGTCGAGTTTGGCAGCACTCACCGCGGTCATCAGTTCACCAAAGATGCTGATGTAGCCACGCCTGCTGATCTTGCTATTTCAATCTTGTCGAACCTTCTCAGTGCCAACATCGATGTGGGACTGAAGCATTCGCTGAGCATAGGGTACCACGAGAATGTGGAGATCAGGACGGCGTTCCTCAAGGTGCTTCATAATATCCTGGTGCAGGGTACCGAgttcaacaacctcagcgATGCGGCCGTGAGCGAAAAGTACGATGAGCTGATTGAGCTGTTGATCAACGACACCAGCTTGGCAACGGCGATGAGCGCCGTCTGCCCAAGTCACGACATGGACGAGCTAACCATTTCGTTATTGAACATCTTTGAGACGAGGGGGCTCACCTTTGTGTTACTCGAGGCTCTCATAAAACAAGAGGTCGACGACACGGAGAGCGAGCCTGAATTGCTCCGGAGAACGTCGGTGGCAAGCAAGATGCTGTCCATCTACGCCAAGTGGAAGGGCGTTGGGTATCTCAAGGGCACGCTGCAGAATGTGGTCGAACGGTTGATGCTGACGTCCAGGGACCTGAATCTGGAGCTTGACCCGACGAGGGTGACGAGTCCGGAGGAGCTGCAGACAAACGCGGAGCACCTGCAGATTGTGGCCAAGGTGTTTATCGACAACATCTGCGCTTCGACGGACAGCATGCCGGCGACGTTTCGAAAGATTTGCAACATCATCTCGACGACGGTGGTGCAAAAGTTTCCGGACTCAAAGTACACGGCCGTGGGGGCGTTTATCTTTTTGAGGTTCTTTTGCCCGGCCATTGTGGCGCCCGAGGCcgaggggttggtgtcgacgccgccgtcgaaggagatgaggagggggttgttgctgatcgCGAAGGTGGTGCAGAACTTGGCGAACAATGTGCTCTTTGGGGTCAAGGAGCCGTACATGTTTCCGCTTATTGAGTTTTTGACAAATAATATCTATCGGGTGACGACGTTTCTGAGGGAGATTTCggtgggttttttttttttttttttttggacattagagatgaggaagaggtttTCGCTGACAAGATGATATCAGGCTCCTATGAGTAATTTCGAGAATCCACCCAGTGGCGAGTCGTTCGACTTTGGTAGCTGTGTTGGACTGCACAGGTTTCTCTATGAGCATTGGGACCAGGTTCGGTTGAGGCTCAAGGCGCAGGAAAGACGAGAGCTGGTGAGGTCGCCTTCGGGAACGACACGCGCTCGGTCACCTGTTTTGGAGCCGCTGAGGAATTTGATTATGAATCACTTGGGCCCGACGCCGCTGGCGGTTACTTGGAACAGGCCACAGATCTCGGCAAACAGCCCACCGGCGTATTCCAGGTTCCAGGACTTTATGCTTCGCAATGCTTTCCGTAGCACGGAGTCTTTCCTTACCGCGAGAGCAGTCTATGATGGCGGTGAGAGCAAGGACGGGCTGTCTATCATTTGCATTATTCTCAGGAACATTGATGCCGAGTCGATTGATTACGACACGCTGATCTACTGCTACCTCAAGATTGCCAGCAGGCTATGGCATCGTCCGTTTGGCCTGCTGATCGATGCCACCTGCTACAATGGGCAGACGGAACCGAGGGACGAGCTGTTCCAAAAGCTCGAACAGCTGACGCCGACCGAGCTGTCAAAGCAGCTGGCACGGATCTACATTTACAACATGAACAGCGCCTGCAAGAAGTGCTTCCGCCGCGTTCTCAGGATATCAACCCGGAACGAAGCCAGCGTCTTCAGCCCCAACAACGTCGAGTACCACCTCATCGGCAGCTTGCAGGACCTGCAGACGCACTTCCACCTCAGCCAGCTGCACCTCCCCAAGGAGACCATCAGTGTGGTGACTGACACGCGATACGTCTTTCAGCCCATCACTAGGCTGTCCAAGTCCAAGGGCAAGATTGACGTGGTCATCAAGGTGGGCAGCCAGTTTGTTCAggtgaccaccaccaaaaagcaAGACGTCCCCGGGTTCCGCCTCAACACGACTGTTAATGACATTTTCCGGTTGGGCGACGTGGACGAGGCGCCGACTTCGATCCAGACGGAGGACGACTCTGCTTTTGGGCTGCGGGCGGACAACGGCAAGATTGTCATGTACTTTACCAGTCCGAAAAAGGCGGATGTGCTGCAGGCGATCAGGGCTGCCAAGGCCAAATATGGGAAGGATACGAGAGCTCTCAAGTCGTTTGATCGGTTGATTCGACCGCAGGATGTGCCTGGGACGTTGCTCAACCTGGCGTTGACGAACCTGTCGAGCGGGGATCCGAGGCTGAGGCTGGCGTCGTATAACCTTTTGAGTGCGCTGTGCAAGGCTTTCAAGTTTAGCGCCGCGTCGATGCTGATGAGCGGGAAGGACATCTCCATCCCGCCTGACCCGTCGAGGTTTATTGTCGGCATCAGCAAGAAGCTCGCCCAGGCGGAGCCGCAGCTGACGTCGGATTTTCTGAATGAGTTCTTTGTCGGGTGGGATAGCTTTTCGGATGAGCAGAAGCCTCTTAGTTTGGAGTACATGGCTCCCTGGATTCCTAGCCTGCGGACGTCGCTCTTAGCGAGTGAAAGTGAGAGTGAtaaggggagggagaagattgcGGCGCTGTTCCGGAAGCTGATTGATATTACGCTTAATGATCCGACGCTGATGAATACACTGGGGCATTCGGTGTGGCCGGTTATCCAAAGGGATGAGGTGCTGCTGGACATTTTGCTTGATGAGATCATCAAGACGGCGCTGAGCATTGGGTTCATGGATGAGCAGACGGAGGTGTTGGCTTCGGTGACGAGTCAGATTGGGACGATCACCCTCAGGGCGAGGTTCATCTCgcggttgaggaaggcgttGAATCGGACTTCGCTCAGGCCGACGAGGTCGTTGCCGGATAATGCGGTTTGGAACGAGATTTGCGTCTTGCTTCAGTTTTGCAAGGCGTTGGCGTTTGACAGCGGGGTCCAGGCGCAGATGTACCTGGCCGAGATTTTTCACATTGTGACGATGCTGGCCAATACTGGCATGTCGGATGTGAGGGTGACGGTGCATCAGCTGTTGACCAACACGCTGCATTCGGCGTGCACGCACTTTgagctggacgaggcgaggcaggggaagatgagggcGACCTTGGAGATGTTGTCGGACAGCAAGAGCGAGATCTTTGTGAATTCGGTCATGTCGTTGAGGGATGGGGCGTCGATCTCGACTAATCAGGAGGCGGGGAGCACGCTGGGCGCGACGGAGAGCCTGGCGGCAATATTGTTTGAGACTTGCTCGGTTGCGGCGCCGTCGGTGGATTTGGCGAATGCGtggaggtcgaggtggatgagTTTGGTTGCTAGCACGGCTTTTCAGAACAACCCGGCTATTCAGCCACGCGCTTTTACCGTCATGGGCTGTCTCGcgagggaagaggttgatgatgatttgctTTATCAAGTCCTCGTCGCGCTGAGGAACAGCGTGGGCAGGTTTGGTGACGACACGAGCAGCGACATGCTCGTTGCCAttgtcacctccctctccaaaatgATGGCCAAGCTCCCCTCTGCGTCACGATATGGTCTGCAGCTCTTCTGGCTGGCCATGTCCCTCTTGCGACTCGTCCCACCAAACCTGTTCAATTGCACCGCCATGTTCCTCGAGTCGGTCctcaccaacatcagcacTTCGGGTGACATGCGAGGAGAGAAGATGGTGCCCTATCTCCTCCAGGGTAGGGTCCAACTGGAAGAAGCGgccctccacctcgacgAGGCGTACGGCATTCACTTCAACGCGGAAAACTTTCACTTTGCAGCCTGTGCCTGTCTTGTTCGGGGCCTCACAGACGCATTCACGAGGACAACAGCATTGAGAGTGCTGTCCACCTTTCTAGAAATGACAACCTGGAACGACCCGGCCCCACCACGAGGTAATCCTTTGTCCTCGTCCTTTTCAACCGACCGATCCATCCGCGACCTGGCCGGGTCCCCTTACATGGCCCTCATGCTCGCCCGAACGGTATCGATTGATGAATTACGAGAAAATCTCTGGTCGGTAGGCATCAACCCATCTGGTCTGTCGGATTTGGTATCCCTCCGCTCAGCTCAGgaccttgtcctcctcaagGATAAAGACTTGCTTCTCAACACGGCCATCGAGCTGGTCGATTTTCAGTATCTGGACGATGCGGTGCAGTACCGGAGTCTGCAGTGGCTGAACGAGGTTacgagggagaggccggGGGTGATGGGGCATTTGTTTGGGCATGTGGGGTGGTTGCTGGATGATATTTTTAAGCACTGCCAGAGTTCGACGACGTTGGAGGCGGCGCATGTGCTGCTGCAGACGGGGTTGAGGTTTAGCACGCAGGAGCAGAGGCCGGATTTGGGGGAGacgttggaggggatggggtttggggggttgtggaggagctgcGGGAGTagttttgggggtgggggaggggttgggtttggagcgggggggatgggaggggggatgatgggggaggggggggagaggaggtgtttTGGGTTGACGGAGAGGTTGATTGAGGTGAGTTTTTGCCGCTGATTTGTCTGAGAGGAGAGTGAAGCTAACAAAGGGGTAGTTGATCATTATCTAATGGACCGGCTCATGATTGTGGGGGGGGCCAATATTGGTGCGGGTAGGTGTTGCAGTTAGGGGAGGGTTTTGGTTGAGGGGTGTTGCATTTAATGAGGTTTCGTGCAGATGCGTACAGTTGTTTGTGTGTGCTTGTTTTGTCAAATCTTTTGAAGAGGCTTGGTTTGGATCTGTgtgtgttggtgttggtgtaaGTGGAGTGGTTGCAcagtgtgttgttgttgttgttgttgttgttgttgttgttgttgttgatgttgttgttgttgctgctgttgttgctgttgttgttgttgttgttcattGGCGATTTTTGGGAAAGCATATggtgatttttttctttttttctgtaCATGCATTGTTTTTGGACGAGGGGGAtaagggggttggttggttggttaATTGAAATGAGCAATATGAGAGAtatggaagaagagggggtggaaaaggagggtTTAAACGAGATACCTTGCCTATAATGAGAATAAAATGTTGAAGGGTCCAAGTGTGGTATCATGTTTACAACTAACTACGGGGGAAGTTGCTGCTTTGGAAACATCATTGGCATGAATCGGTTAGCTTTGCTGTGGATAAGTATCATGCTCCCATTACCGagctgtttgttttgtttacaTCCACATCTGTTCCCCTTGTCTTTGGAGCCCAGTTGTTTCCTCCGTATAGAACAAACCTCGGGGTTTATTACCGGTATGATCAACGGAAAGAAACATCCCTACAAACATTACCAGGTAGTTTACTTCACTGCCCTTTTCTCGCGATAGTATCATCAACACCCCGCTACCGACCTACCAAACGTGTGATCACCTCGCGTTTTACTCTCATTTTCGTTTCCAACTCGGCCTCTCCCCTCCGACCCATCGACCTGGGGGTGGGCGTGTCCGCAAAAGGTGTCTACCAATATGATCAGCCGTATTTTGAGGTCAGCAGAAATCCGACCCACCCAACCCGGGGAGCCGACGGGTCGGGTCCGCCTGCGGCACCGATGGGTaagggtttgttgttgtttttgggtcAGACGGTCTGTCAGCTCAGATATTTACCTATTGAGTCCGGCGGTGGTAAGAGATTGGCTgcgagaagaaagagaaaaaaaaaataagcgTGCTGCGCCCCTGGGTGTCTGAGGTGATGATTGACGATCTAGATATGCAATGGGATTGTTGTACGGGCATACGGCACACCCGTGTGGCATGTTGGGTAGCTAGATGGGTTGCTTGCAGCGGCGCagctgggggggggggaaggtagTGTATACTTTTGGTTTTGGCAGGTACAACGTAGTATTTTCAAGCCTGGCTGCTGCCATGTTACACGAGTTTGGCATgtcaacaaaccccccccttcGAAAATTCTGCTGTTGAGATGCGGTGCTTGgatggcatggcatggcaggTTACGAATACGTTGGATAAGCAGGAAGGGACTGTCGTCAAAAGTGGATGCGATCTTTCAAGTCGGGATCGGTCGGTCTACTGATCCGGCATGGTCTACCCAAATGCGCCCGGATGAAAATACACTAGATCCCGGAACATGACTGGCCCTCAATACAGGATATGGGACACCAAGAAAGTCCAGATTCCAAAATGTCTGAATTTGTCGGTCCTATTATTTCGTATAGCCGGGAAAAAAAGCGCGGCCAGACGCGGCCGGAGATGTGGAGGTTTTCGGGTTCAAGGACTCAACAGACCTATTTTCGTATCTctggggaggtgttgttgctgagtgTGCTCGACCAAACATGATTCCAAAGTGCAAAATCCCACGCTATGTGATCCGGAGGCTCAAAATCATTCCATTGCCCACACAGGAATAAGTAATTACCAATCACACAAACAACCATGCTtatgtcgtcgtcgatacCGGGTTTCCGGCGGCCATCCCCCCGGAGCAAAGGCCGAGCACCGAACAACagaaaatgaaaaaaaacCGTCCAACAAAACCACTTCGGCGTCTCCCGAAGGTCAAAATCCGCATTCCATGTCCCATTACGGAAAGGCGCAGGCACAGACACCCTTTTTTAGCAAGCGCCGTCATGTCTTGCATTAGctccccccaactcccatgTGGTGCAACCCTCCCACTTGCTATCTGGAAAATCTAGAAGCCACCCACCCTTGCTACAAGATAATCGAGACACCAAAGTAGGTTAACATGCCTTGAAGGATAGTCCATAtgcctttaaagatagtcCATAGGTCTataaagatagttaatagcccttgaaagatagtttAAAGGCCTTTGAAGATAGTTAACAGGCCTTGGAAGATCGTtcaaaggcctattaacttGCTTTTGAGGTATAGTTCATAGTATAATATGGGTGTAACGTACTTTAGTGTCTCAATTATTTGGTGGCAAGGGTACCTTACAATGTCGCagtgaaaagaaaaggagcgAAAATTCTTTCCACTGcccccctccttttttttttcttccgCATCGGTAAtgcaggtggtgatggagagaaAGACAAAAATCTCCGCGGGATATCAATTCCGTCGGTCTGTACATTTGGCCAAGTGTGTGGCTTGTATATTCTTCCCTCCGAAGCATCGAGCCCGTATCTCCGAGAAAAGAGCGAACCAGCGAGAGCAGCAAGAATGTACTTGTACCTGTCTGTGTCCAAACAAAGGAGTCAAGGCGCAAAAAAGAGGATGCAGGAAGCAGCTGGCCAGATCGGAAGATATTTGTCAGAGGTTTGTCCAAACGTCATCCTGACAGAACTGACCAGGCTGTTCTCGAGACATTTTGATAGCTTTCGTGTATTGTAAGTAAGGTGGCTGGTGACCTGTGCTAGTAGTGCATTAGAACTCGTATCAATATAACAACGGCGCAATTCGTCGTGCAGGACAGCGACCTAGCTGGTCCCAAGCTGACGGTTCAGTCCAGCGGCACAGATTCCGCTACCGCGGCCGGCACGGCAGATGGGTAGACGGGGCtcttggttggtttgtgagGGTTCGATAGAGGCGAAACGCACTGGTCGACATATCTTGACTACCTGGCCGAACCGACTCGGAGAGGCAAATTCTCACAGACATAAAAAGTACGCACAGCTCTCGCTCGACTCGCCCATCAcacttcctccctcctcctgagAGCATGCGCCGGGCATGGTGTGGGAGAGAGGTGAGAATGTGTGTCGCGTGTGCTTGCTGGGATCGAAAGAGGTCCAAGGATCTGGGAACGAGTGGGGAACGTGTCCGGGGCGGccgacaagaaaaaaagactgaGATCTGCATCTGGTGGTGGGGCCCCTCGGCTTGGCATCAAACGTTTGGAGGGCGGCCTCTGTCGCTGATTGGCCAGATCCGCTCAACGGAGAGACTCGGCTTCACGGGCCACAGACAAAGAGAGGTGTTGCGTTGGTCCAGTCCAGGAAATCGAAAGATGTCGCTCTTGATTGGCGTGAGGTCTGTAACGATCTAGGCTGGGATCTGGCACTCTGACATGCGCAAAAGTGTGTGTTCGAGCCCTCGAGAAGCCAGGGGTTCACGGGGTTCCAGAACGCCGGCAACAAAGGAACCAGAGTAACCCACAGCTGAACTTTCTGATCCTCCATGCTTTCCACATGTGGACTCTTGATCAAATTCAACCTGCTGTCTCACACACGTGGGGTCTGACACCAGCCCAAAGCTGCTGTTGTGCTGTTTATGGTCCACGTCGCACGCTCGACAACACAGCATGGTCCCAGGGGGGTACTTTGGTAGAATGAGGTGAATTAAGGCCCGTTGGGCTCTCGTGTACCCGTACTCGATGCCATAGTCGGATAAGCCATGCTGGACAAGAACAGCTGGGCAGGACTCGTGCtactctcccccctcctttccccttcttctttttcttgtcaatCACTTACGTGCCGCATGACGAGGTATTtggaagagagggaaaaaaaggctATGCCCTACGTTGCGCGCACCTGACTTGACCGAAAACCGGAGAGCTTCCGAGTCGTCCTTGTCCACGATTGCCCATCTGTGCAAAAAGGTGGTTTTTCAAGGAGAGGGCTGTATACGCAACCTTCTTGTCCTGCCTTGACTTTTGACTACGTAGACCCTTCCCCGTCGGCTGTGCAATGGTGAGGCTTGATACTGATTCATCGTTCTTGGCAAAGAGGTGCTAGCTCTGAAAAACCCCAGGTCTGAGAGCGGCTCGGCGTCGATCGCTCTCGAGCTCCGCTATTATCCCCGCAGTTTGAGCGAGGCGCCCGGGGTCAAGTTCAGGAACCCTCAGCATCTCTTTTCTTTGACTGTCGATGTGATGGCTTGGAGAGCGATGGAAGAAAAAATATTCCATCAGGCGCAGCAAATGCAGGTCGAAGAGACTTTTTCCGGATCGGCCAATCGGATGAGGCAATCCCGGCATTCGTTTCTTTGATCAAGGAGAGAACATGGGTCATGGGTTTGTCAAGATAGATGGCGGGGTGGATCGGGGAACCGCACCCCCCACCCGAAGCAACGTCCCCAGCGGTCGTGATCCAGTTGCTAAACTCCGACGCCGCAATCCAGACATCTGGCAGGCTTTCAAGTCATCGAGTAAGCAGCCTTGAGCGACTTCGGATTAGACTCTCCCGTGAAAGGATGAGAGAAACAAGTGTCCTCGTATGGTCCGGAAACCGGGAACCCAGTGAAGAGTCTGGGTTGTGTTCACATGCATCTGACTCATTACCCGAAATGGAAGCCACGATATACACAGTCCTCCCGTCTGCAACGCTCTCGCTGTTCCTGTTTCGCAGTCACCTAGAGGTAGTCATGTGATGCATCCCAAGCGAACCATGAACACATGACATGGAAGTGCTTAGGTGGTGCTTATGCAACTTTATGTAGAATAGAGTAAAAGTTCTGCTCATATCCGCAGACACGTGCCGAGAGATTGGTCGGGACAAGAATACTGTAAGCAGCAAGTGTAGAAGATCTCAAAGCCACTTAAACGGCCTCCCGGTATATCTGATGGGTATCCGTAGGTAGACGAAGCTTTGCGTTACAGTACAAGCCACACTGCAACCCCGTGTTTAGTGAACGCCACAGGAGACGTCTCCGCGGGCCAACGAGAAGCCGCGCAAAGCAAGACATCAATGTTGATCGTTGCGACCCCAGCGGTCGGTTGGAGCTGGGGACCAGCATCGTGGACCCGTGGCTTCGCAATTGTAACCAGACTGTCGGTTGCAGCCCTGATTACAGGGACATTGTTCATTAAGCCAACAAGTGCCGAAAAATCAAGGAACAAGCAAATGTAAGACAAGCCACAGTTGGGACCCTGAATTGTAAACCACTAGATCTTTGACAGATCTTTGCCTCATTTTGGGAACGATCTCCGGTGGGGTTGGAGCGAGGTGTGGCTAGTGACGCGCAATGTTCCCCCAAACGTCCCTCACGAGCACCACATTCCCGTGTCCGTATGCGCTGAATGCAATGCAATATCGAGAATGAATCGTTGTGATTTTGACTAGGCGGCATGTTCTGAGTGGTGGACCCTCCGAGAGGCAACATGGAAAAAATCAACTAGGCCGCTGGAAAGCGGTCACAGGTGCAAAGCGAGCGGCAGCCCGAGGGTTCCAGCTGTCAACTGCTTGGTGCCGGCAACATGCCCGGTGCCTGACAAATTGGGTCCTGTGGTTCTCAACAAGTTGGAAGACCTCTATGGAATCCACGGGGTGGAATTTGCATTGGTAATTGGGCGCTTCCAGGTGCCGGGAAGAGTTTTAGAGTAAAGTCCATCTGGGAGAAACGGGGATCGCCTACTGTATAGCCATTTGATACCGATCTAAAGGGTTGAAGGAGGCTGTGTGCATTGTTGGGTGCCATCCCCAGTTATTGGTGGACACTCCGGTTTTGGGGGCAGTGGGTTGGACCCACTAATCTGTCTACAGAATAACACTGGGTTTTCCGTGTTCTCCAAGCAATATTCTGCCAATAACTTGGGCCCTACGGCCTGTTTGGCACAAATCCCGCTGCCAAATCCCACAATCGAGACTACAACACCGGCCCACAGCAATTCAGCTTGGATTGCGCTCTTGCACAGGGCTTGCAGGAGACTCTCCTATCCGATGCACAAGTCGACAGACTTGGGATAGACGGACGCCAATGGGTTCCAGATTGGCTTGCGACGACAGCCAGCGAGCGATTGATTGAAGCTGCCGTCTCCTCCGTCGTAGcatccctcccatcatctAGATGGATGGTGACCACAAGACGCAAAACTGGAATTTCACTGGAAACCTCGGCATGCGGAATCTCTTCGGAGCACGGTCCCCGGTACACACTGGGCTCTTGTCGAACGGACGGGCAGCGACACTTCATCTGATGTTCCGGGACTGGTCATGACAGATGGCCCCCCGACTCCGACCGCTGCTGCCAGCAGTGCCAGCACAGAAACCACTTGGTCGCCCATATACCGGCAGCCAGAGAGACGACTCATGACTCAACACTTCCTGGACGCTTTTACGATGCTCGACATGTTATTAATAACCACGGGACTGATACGATAACTAGTGAAAAGACAGTGTTCCAGCAAATGTCAAAGTGGTGCATCTCCCACAACCGTTCCGATCGTCGTCCACCTGCAACCTGAGCTACGACGTCTCTGACGCCAAGGAGACCCAGGCTCTGGCCTGACTTCCACTACAGGCAGTGTACCCAGGTACCTTGGTGCCCTGCAGCCGGCCACGAGCAGGTACCAGCTACCGCCAAGACCAGCACCAGCTGGGCCTGCAGGTCCCCTGCCCCTGCACCCAGTTCTCTTTCTCGGTCTTTTCACTGCACAGTGACTCCCGCGCTGAACCAGCCGGACCCTTCCCTCCAAGGTACGTCATATGGAGACTTCCACATTCCATGGTCACCCCACTCCCCATTAGTCACGACAtaccccccttcctttccccatGGTGTGTGCCCTTTCCTGTATATTTAAAGATACCGTCCGGGCTTCCGCCTTCTTCTGATCTATTTTGCCA belongs to Podospora bellae-mahoneyi strain CBS 112042 chromosome 6, whole genome shotgun sequence and includes:
- the IRA2 gene encoding Ras GTPase activating protein ira2 (COG:V; EggNog:ENOG503NX3S), encoding MNGDALVGSLVERLSSRLPHRTGSPTSDFAQDEVVLKTRSTLVNLSALGSIALVLDALLTVLKEQAQPFRALLSHPPHIILSELYILELIADCCASHWYGSQNGPVTSSSDGSRSGTSSPTLAGEGPLSPAQRATFYPPESLSESLLARVFEAIKVLFEPIPENYILPAKTILDDTSAKHITLPTPEEPTRTPLSTPSSEPPETSRLLGAQAAAIEAHVKLIVEYVTASSWPKAFEYFRNVIYAVRANAPPQGTPIPNAAAAEEERSALIMLRLVSFFWVDAQKLSLVIQEFCSSFLHFRKSFQNTVAVVTPLLITRWLDRYPEEFIAIHSIQKRRENAPDTLFDMTQTVVDNGRRRAVLYPMQMTLLFLLPDVFEVASNMREAKSGGMAKKVQFLEGLRKALRNRNEQAAYCLVLLLRAARHFDAESDSALVSYAMDVQDEVRDAVFRRFPPGSGEGGGMFEQDVMTAAFVSLSHLNFESCVDSLALTCLAPSAPHSFKITVIQACAYFARLEERGRYQPLFSAASAFIQGQLHTMSELLHEGYIEDQVGQRKVLESGGMVSMVSNVLNFLDASPMTLFEGPPTEKSERDHFYEENLEALISCIIASNEGIRRLATGVARRLFGDEKFMMTVRASKGINSTGFKTKFWRLTSLILILICDRARWPSTADGLRAVQGYLESRLHLLTSIPELGKISEDVPERTAASTKLETLFLLSLCSADIEICQIVTSCIGTFLEECRLIDTTPATAKSSLTLLRNGEVFGEISSRDFRFTGLVAFQKRIRSLLRRMQYPSAGILDAWELVFERWLHSSKDLSLMAVEGGQERMVAEWRNYSGFLASLGGICTAEQAINHEEPSISGLRWIDRLSSVNHEEPLLSQYLKLSVQLLACANVRIRETIREVLSTEVPPSLYQPLFKALETQLDVLFTGAMEPSVKGQDNDIIFAEQSSSLLKALVERLDTPTDLGAASSLDLGALSLNFAKFLDGVHDTPSCLRVKIKICQLCEAVTKRKEHLNLRDDVRNRNQLLEYIFSWIARPRSPRGDNTGYGSNSSRENEMVRVQRDLDRACLRALAELTYRLPLQPGDGQTDAGTSELKSQMFHQYFNRFLSLLNMDSASSVEFGSTHRGHQFTKDADVATPADLAISILSNLLSANIDVGLKHSLSIGYHENVEIRTAFLKVLHNILVQGTEFNNLSDAAVSEKYDELIELLINDTSLATAMSAVCPSHDMDELTISLLNIFETRGLTFVLLEALIKQEVDDTESEPELLRRTSVASKMLSIYAKWKGVGYLKGTLQNVVERLMLTSRDLNLELDPTRVTSPEELQTNAEHLQIVAKVFIDNICASTDSMPATFRKICNIISTTVVQKFPDSKYTAVGAFIFLRFFCPAIVAPEAEGLVSTPPSKEMRRGLLLIAKVVQNLANNVLFGVKEPYMFPLIEFLTNNIYRVTTFLREISAPMSNFENPPSGESFDFGSCVGLHRFLYEHWDQVRLRLKAQERRELVRSPSGTTRARSPVLEPLRNLIMNHLGPTPLAVTWNRPQISANSPPAYSRFQDFMLRNAFRSTESFLTARAVYDGGESKDGLSIICIILRNIDAESIDYDTLIYCYLKIASRLWHRPFGLLIDATCYNGQTEPRDELFQKLEQLTPTELSKQLARIYIYNMNSACKKCFRRVLRISTRNEASVFSPNNVEYHLIGSLQDLQTHFHLSQLHLPKETISVVTDTRYVFQPITRLSKSKGKIDVVIKVGSQFVQVTTTKKQDVPGFRLNTTVNDIFRLGDVDEAPTSIQTEDDSAFGLRADNGKIVMYFTSPKKADVLQAIRAAKAKYGKDTRALKSFDRLIRPQDVPGTLLNLALTNLSSGDPRLRLASYNLLSALCKAFKFSAASMLMSGKDISIPPDPSRFIVGISKKLAQAEPQLTSDFLNEFFVGWDSFSDEQKPLSLEYMAPWIPSLRTSLLASESESDKGREKIAALFRKLIDITLNDPTLMNTLGHSVWPVIQRDEVLLDILLDEIIKTALSIGFMDEQTEVLASVTSQIGTITLRARFISRLRKALNRTSLRPTRSLPDNAVWNEICVLLQFCKALAFDSGVQAQMYLAEIFHIVTMLANTGMSDVRVTVHQLLTNTLHSACTHFELDEARQGKMRATLEMLSDSKSEIFVNSVMSLRDGASISTNQEAGSTLGATESLAAILFETCSVAAPSVDLANAWRSRWMSLVASTAFQNNPAIQPRAFTVMGCLAREEVDDDLLYQVLVALRNSVGRFGDDTSSDMLVAIVTSLSKMMAKLPSASRYGLQLFWLAMSLLRLVPPNLFNCTAMFLESVLTNISTSGDMRGEKMVPYLLQGRVQLEEAALHLDEAYGIHFNAENFHFAACACLVRGLTDAFTRTTALRVLSTFLEMTTWNDPAPPRGNPLSSSFSTDRSIRDLAGSPYMALMLARTVSIDELRENLWSVGINPSGLSDLVSLRSAQDLVLLKDKDLLLNTAIELVDFQYLDDAVQYRSLQWLNEVTRERPGVMGHLFGHVGWLLDDIFKHCQSSTTLEAAHVLLQTGLRFSTQEQRPDLGETLEGMGFGGLWRSCGSSFGGGGGVGFGAGGMGGGMMGEGGERRCFGLTERLIELIII